One genomic window of Candidatus Pseudobacter hemicellulosilyticus includes the following:
- the rplB gene encoding 50S ribosomal protein L2 — protein sequence MALKKYKPITAGTRWRIGNAYAEITTNVPEKTLVEATKSTGGRNVQGRRSMRYMGGGHKKMYRIIDFKRNKADITATVASIEYDPNRTAFIALLNYADGEKRYILAPQGLQVGGTVISGNAVAPEIGNALQLKSIPLGTNVHNVEMQPGQGGKLVRSAGASAQLTNKEEKYAVLKMPSGELRKVLINCFATVGIVSNGDHNLEMMGKAGRNRWRGIRPRNRGVAMNPVDHPMGGGEGKASGGHPRSRTGKYAKGLKTRKTGKGSDKLIIQRKNGKKLAKK from the coding sequence ATGGCACTGAAAAAATACAAACCGATCACCGCAGGTACCCGTTGGAGAATTGGGAATGCGTATGCAGAGATCACTACGAACGTACCTGAAAAAACACTGGTAGAAGCAACTAAATCTACTGGTGGCCGTAACGTACAAGGCCGCAGGTCTATGCGCTACATGGGTGGCGGTCATAAGAAAATGTATCGTATCATCGACTTCAAAAGGAACAAAGCAGATATCACTGCTACTGTTGCTTCTATCGAATACGATCCTAACCGTACAGCTTTCATCGCCCTGCTGAACTATGCAGATGGTGAAAAAAGATATATCCTGGCTCCCCAGGGCCTGCAGGTAGGTGGTACCGTTATCTCCGGTAACGCTGTTGCTCCTGAAATTGGCAACGCCCTGCAGCTGAAAAGTATACCCCTCGGTACCAACGTGCATAACGTTGAAATGCAACCGGGACAAGGTGGTAAACTGGTGCGCAGCGCAGGCGCTTCCGCCCAGCTGACCAACAAAGAAGAGAAATACGCTGTGCTGAAAATGCCAAGTGGTGAACTGAGGAAAGTACTGATCAACTGCTTCGCTACCGTAGGTATCGTGAGCAATGGTGATCACAACCTCGAAATGATGGGTAAAGCCGGCCGCAACCGCTGGAGAGGCATCCGCCCCCGCAACCGTGGTGTAGCTATGAACCCTGTTGATCACCCGATGGGTGGTGGTGAAGGTAAAGCTTCCGGTGGTCACCCACGCTCCAGGACCGGCAAATACGCCAAGGGCCTGAAGACCAGGAAAACCGGCAAAGGAAGTGATAAACTCATCATCCAGCGCAAGAACGGTAAGAAACTGGCTAAGAAGTAA
- a CDS encoding DUF6443 domain-containing protein, whose protein sequence is MLINLIPVCLFSQQVPAAYPGNVKVNYVRTWTATAPVTDPAALLAKSLGDVKQTTQYLDGLGRPLQMVARQQSLPTGGTATDLVSPVHYDAFGRENLIFLPFAANNTGGNASVDDGGLKLNPFQQQAAFGQVQYPGETWYYSETVFEASPLSRVSKVMPQGNSWAGAGRGMGYKGWVNTDVDDVKIWTVSEEAAGLGTYSVTGTYAAGELFKNITEDEADHQVIEFKDKDGLLLLRKVQLTAAADNGGGSEYAGWVCTYYIYDDLGSLRAVIQPEAVQQLSTALNWTPNPLLLAEQCFRFAFDERNRLIRKKVPGAGEVLLVYDVRDRLVFFQDANMRAGNSNQWQATLYDGLNRPVITGLIYYSGAREALQQLVNTRTQSSGDGPLPEEGTGIVTDLELKSPTGSGQYYAYNSISMTPGFETTQGAAFTAEIVPEGTGGGSGGGSNITAGVIVNKNPLPSGTMLDVLTITYYDNLQWAGNLPSGLKDFNASAIDVYKEPVSNTVAPYAQAITPAAGTLGLVTGTKIKVLGSDPAQYLTTVNFYNHQAQLLQSRSQNYTGGINAVTNQYSWSGHLLVNVQEHQKAGVNTHTATVVTRVSYDDLQRVTKIKKLVLSSMVDAQTEAWRTIAEYKYDALGQVMTRQQGNKWNISENRPSEEERLTRLDYAYNIRGWLTAINKDYLTENQLSDRYFGMDLGYDKNGFEGTFANHQYNGNISGAIWKNEGDGKKRKYDFTYDAANRLTGAVFGQHAGGGGTAALYNTSAGVDFTVSNLTYDANGNIRSMWQKGMKGTEVADIDKLTYNYYQGTNKLQNVIDNSNDVHSQLGDFRSSQAYMQELGRDKVREDIDYAYDDNGNLVKDRNKNIAEEGANGQGIEYNHLNLPVKINVKNKGTIEYTYDAGGAKLKKTITDRSTNPVTVTTTLYLDGFEYKNDSLWQLGHEEGRIRFEKAKANTCAVEQIPSRLVYDYFIKDHLGNTRMVLTEEKDLDCYPAATVEPARVAVEKQLYNIVDDRIVNKTMTTEASLENKVYRTHGGIAGEKTGLEMVLKVMSGDKVFIRGESFYNLSGGNAGAPLTLALEELLAGFAGSGPLSGKGITVNGIQGLSGNTAALEGFLGQNNPGSTTAKAAINWILLDEQFRVVAADFDGVRTGGGYKQHFKFINTPVNVARNGYLYIFVSNESNLPVYFDNLQVSHERGSIMETTDYYPFGLAMVGVSAKALKDNYAENKYKANGATEFNNDFDISLYETDFRSYDPQIGRFHQIDFLATFSFNQSPYSFVHNNPISYIDPMGLDTIRGTIPEGFKPKQGDVFIPESGDAQIYDTERGKWAPQTSLTPVVVTPGNNNQPAEEQQPAQPVVPVQPPRGNGRGEPATNIPAGIQFGANANRAVVSQYSIDQLAAIMRASGNPNVTITSTLRTPEGQARAMYDNIASRGVAYNLRLYGPAGDQVVNVAARGQRAGLGRDAIISAMAQEIRRIGPGRVSRHTGDPNVINVLDISPRTIVNRQAFAREIRARGIRFFEPPRDPAFHLEIRQ, encoded by the coding sequence TTGCTGATAAATCTTATACCAGTCTGTCTTTTTTCGCAGCAAGTTCCTGCTGCTTATCCCGGCAATGTAAAAGTGAATTATGTTCGGACCTGGACAGCTACCGCGCCGGTGACTGATCCGGCAGCGCTGCTTGCAAAGTCGCTGGGTGATGTAAAACAGACCACTCAATATCTGGACGGCTTAGGCCGGCCGCTGCAAATGGTGGCCAGGCAGCAGTCGCTTCCAACGGGTGGAACTGCCACCGACCTGGTAAGTCCGGTGCATTATGATGCCTTTGGCCGGGAGAATTTGATATTCTTACCATTTGCCGCTAATAACACTGGCGGAAACGCTTCTGTGGATGACGGCGGGCTCAAATTGAATCCCTTTCAACAGCAAGCCGCTTTTGGACAGGTGCAATATCCGGGGGAGACCTGGTATTACAGCGAGACAGTGTTTGAGGCTTCTCCGCTGAGCCGGGTGAGTAAAGTGATGCCCCAGGGAAACAGCTGGGCAGGAGCCGGCAGAGGTATGGGCTACAAGGGCTGGGTCAATACGGATGTGGATGATGTGAAGATCTGGACCGTATCCGAAGAAGCGGCAGGCTTGGGTACATATAGTGTAACAGGTACTTATGCGGCGGGAGAACTATTCAAAAATATAACTGAAGACGAAGCGGACCACCAGGTAATAGAGTTCAAGGATAAAGATGGGCTGCTGCTCCTCAGGAAAGTTCAGTTGACTGCTGCTGCAGACAATGGTGGGGGGAGTGAATATGCGGGCTGGGTATGTACTTATTATATTTACGATGACCTGGGAAGTTTAAGAGCGGTTATTCAGCCTGAAGCTGTTCAGCAATTAAGCACTGCACTGAACTGGACGCCTAATCCCCTTTTGCTGGCAGAGCAATGCTTTCGATTTGCATTTGATGAGCGTAACCGACTGATCAGGAAGAAGGTCCCTGGCGCAGGAGAAGTATTGCTGGTCTATGATGTGCGCGACCGGCTGGTTTTCTTCCAGGATGCCAACATGCGCGCGGGAAATAGTAATCAATGGCAAGCTACCCTTTACGATGGCCTGAATCGCCCGGTGATCACAGGCCTGATTTATTACAGTGGCGCCAGAGAAGCATTGCAGCAATTGGTGAACACCCGGACACAGAGTAGTGGGGATGGCCCTTTGCCGGAGGAGGGAACGGGAATTGTAACGGACCTGGAGTTAAAAAGTCCTACAGGCAGCGGGCAGTATTATGCCTACAACAGTATTTCCATGACCCCGGGTTTTGAAACTACCCAGGGAGCAGCGTTTACAGCCGAGATTGTACCGGAAGGGACTGGCGGAGGTTCAGGAGGAGGAAGCAATATTACGGCAGGGGTGATCGTGAATAAAAACCCGCTGCCGTCGGGAACTATGCTGGATGTGCTGACTATTACCTATTATGATAACCTCCAATGGGCGGGTAACCTGCCTTCCGGGTTAAAGGATTTTAACGCTAGCGCCATTGATGTCTACAAGGAACCGGTTTCAAATACGGTGGCTCCTTATGCACAGGCAATAACACCAGCAGCGGGCACATTAGGGCTAGTGACAGGTACAAAGATCAAAGTGCTGGGCAGTGATCCGGCGCAATACCTGACAACAGTAAATTTTTACAATCACCAGGCCCAACTGCTGCAAAGCCGCAGCCAGAATTATACAGGGGGTATTAATGCAGTGACCAATCAATATTCCTGGAGTGGTCATTTGCTGGTCAACGTACAGGAACACCAGAAAGCAGGTGTCAATACGCATACCGCCACTGTAGTGACTCGGGTAAGCTATGATGATCTGCAGCGGGTTACAAAGATCAAAAAGCTGGTGCTCAGCAGCATGGTGGATGCACAGACTGAGGCGTGGAGAACCATTGCTGAGTATAAATATGACGCTTTAGGGCAGGTAATGACCCGGCAGCAGGGCAATAAATGGAATATCTCCGAAAACAGGCCCTCTGAGGAAGAACGGCTTACCCGGCTGGATTATGCTTACAATATTCGTGGCTGGCTTACGGCCATTAATAAGGATTACCTGACAGAGAACCAGCTCAGCGACCGGTATTTTGGCATGGACCTGGGCTATGATAAAAATGGTTTTGAGGGAACATTTGCCAATCACCAGTACAACGGAAATATCAGCGGCGCCATATGGAAGAATGAAGGAGATGGCAAAAAGCGGAAATATGACTTTACCTATGATGCTGCCAACCGGTTAACTGGAGCTGTGTTTGGCCAGCATGCCGGAGGTGGCGGCACTGCTGCATTGTACAATACCAGCGCGGGCGTAGATTTTACTGTAAGCAATCTGACCTATGATGCCAATGGCAATATCAGGTCCATGTGGCAAAAAGGGATGAAGGGAACTGAAGTGGCGGATATTGATAAGCTTACCTATAATTATTATCAAGGCACCAATAAATTACAGAATGTCATTGATAACAGCAATGATGTTCATTCTCAGTTGGGAGACTTCCGTTCTTCCCAGGCCTATATGCAGGAATTAGGCCGGGACAAGGTAAGAGAGGATATTGATTATGCGTATGATGACAATGGAAACCTGGTCAAGGACCGCAATAAAAACATTGCGGAGGAAGGCGCCAATGGCCAGGGCATAGAGTATAATCACCTGAATCTTCCTGTTAAGATCAATGTTAAGAACAAAGGAACTATTGAGTATACTTATGATGCCGGCGGGGCCAAACTGAAAAAAACGATCACGGACCGGAGCACCAATCCAGTTACCGTTACCACTACTTTATATCTGGATGGCTTTGAGTATAAAAATGACAGCTTATGGCAGTTGGGGCATGAAGAAGGGCGTATCCGTTTTGAAAAGGCGAAAGCGAATACCTGTGCGGTTGAACAGATCCCGTCCCGGCTGGTTTATGATTATTTTATCAAAGATCACCTGGGTAATACCCGGATGGTGCTGACTGAAGAAAAAGACCTGGATTGTTATCCTGCAGCTACAGTGGAGCCTGCGCGGGTGGCTGTGGAAAAACAGCTCTACAATATTGTTGATGACAGGATCGTGAACAAAACAATGACTACCGAAGCCAGTCTGGAAAACAAGGTATACAGAACCCATGGGGGAATTGCAGGAGAGAAAACCGGTCTGGAAATGGTATTGAAGGTCATGAGCGGGGATAAGGTCTTCATCAGGGGAGAATCATTTTATAATTTGTCTGGTGGTAATGCAGGTGCGCCATTAACCCTGGCGCTGGAAGAACTGCTGGCTGGTTTTGCGGGCAGCGGTCCGTTATCCGGAAAGGGGATCACAGTTAATGGCATTCAGGGGCTGTCCGGCAATACAGCGGCACTGGAAGGTTTCCTGGGTCAGAACAATCCTGGCAGCACAACTGCCAAAGCAGCCATCAACTGGATATTGCTGGATGAACAGTTCCGTGTAGTGGCTGCTGATTTTGATGGTGTCAGGACCGGGGGAGGTTACAAGCAGCATTTCAAGTTCATTAACACGCCGGTCAATGTAGCCCGGAATGGTTATTTGTATATTTTCGTAAGTAATGAGAGTAATTTGCCCGTGTACTTTGATAACTTGCAGGTAAGCCACGAGCGGGGATCAATTATGGAAACAACAGATTATTATCCATTTGGACTAGCTATGGTTGGCGTATCAGCCAAGGCTTTAAAAGATAACTATGCTGAGAATAAGTATAAAGCCAATGGGGCCACTGAATTCAATAATGACTTCGATATTAGTTTATATGAAACTGATTTCAGAAGTTATGATCCGCAAATAGGTCGATTCCATCAGATAGATTTCCTGGCAACATTCTCGTTTAATCAATCTCCGTATAGTTTTGTCCATAACAATCCTATTAGCTACATTGATCCCATGGGCCTTGATACTATACGGGGAACTATTCCTGAGGGTTTCAAGCCTAAACAGGGAGATGTTTTTATCCCTGAAAGCGGAGATGCGCAGATCTACGATACTGAAAGAGGCAAGTGGGCGCCTCAAACCAGTCTGACGCCGGTGGTGGTAACGCCGGGCAATAATAATCAGCCGGCAGAGGAGCAGCAGCCGGCGCAGCCAGTAGTTCCTGTTCAGCCACCAAGGGGTAATGGGAGAGGAGAACCTGCAACAAATATTCCGGCAGGTATACAATTTGGCGCTAATGCCAACAGAGCCGTTGTTTCTCAATACAGTATAGATCAACTTGCAGCCATTATGAGGGCGTCCGGGAATCCTAATGTTACAATAACCAGCACTTTGAGGACCCCGGAAGGGCAAGCCAGAGCTATGTATGATAATATTGCATCAAGGGGAGTTGCTTATAACCTGAGATTATACGGACCTGCGGGAGATCAGGTGGTGAATGTTGCAGCCAGAGGGCAGCGGGCAGGTCTTGGCAGAGATGCAATAATAAGCGCCATGGCCCAGGAAATCAGAAGAATAGGTCCAGGCAGGGTGTCAAGACATACGGGGGATCCGAATGTTATTAATGTACTGGATATCTCCCCAAGAACAATAGTGAACCGGCAGGCGTTTGCCCGCGAGATCAGGGCAAGAGGCATACGATTTTTTGAACCTCCAAGGGATCCTGCCTTCCATTTAGAAATAAGACAGTAA
- the rplW gene encoding 50S ribosomal protein L23 has product MKLTEVLIKPIVTEKSNKLTDARRTYAFRVNRKANKLEIKKAIQDFYSVTVVDVNTIVVPGKAKSRFTKAGFISGVKPAYKKAYVTVAEGEAIDLYANI; this is encoded by the coding sequence ATGAAACTCACAGAAGTATTAATAAAGCCGATCGTTACCGAAAAGAGCAATAAGCTTACTGACGCCAGGAGAACTTATGCTTTTCGTGTAAACCGCAAGGCAAACAAACTGGAGATCAAAAAGGCGATACAGGATTTTTATAGTGTTACCGTTGTTGACGTGAACACTATCGTAGTTCCGGGAAAGGCTAAGAGCCGTTTCACCAAAGCCGGCTTCATCTCCGGTGTGAAACCCGCTTACAAAAAAGCCTATGTAACCGTTGCAGAAGGCGAAGCGATAGACCTGTACGCAAACATCTAA
- the rplD gene encoding 50S ribosomal protein L4 — MQVDVLSIKGQKTGRSVELPDDIFGVEPNDHVIYLAVKQFLAAQRQGTHKVKTRLEVKGSSKKLHRQKGTGGARKGNLRNPLYKGGGTIFGPKPRDYDFKLNRKVKDLAKVSALAYKAKENAILVVEDINLAAPKTSEFINVLKALNVAEKKVLVITPEYNENLYLSLRNVYSVMNTQITDINTYDLVNANVVILTESAANIFSEDETAVEA, encoded by the coding sequence ATGCAAGTAGATGTATTAAGTATAAAAGGTCAGAAAACAGGTCGCTCCGTTGAGCTGCCCGATGATATCTTCGGCGTTGAACCCAACGACCATGTGATCTACCTGGCTGTTAAACAGTTTCTGGCTGCCCAGCGCCAGGGTACACATAAAGTGAAAACCCGCCTGGAAGTTAAAGGTTCCAGCAAAAAGCTGCACCGCCAGAAAGGTACCGGCGGCGCCCGTAAGGGTAACCTCCGTAACCCCCTGTACAAAGGTGGTGGTACTATCTTCGGCCCCAAACCCCGCGATTACGACTTCAAACTGAACCGTAAAGTGAAGGACCTGGCAAAAGTAAGCGCCCTGGCCTATAAAGCTAAAGAGAATGCTATCCTTGTTGTGGAAGATATCAACCTGGCTGCTCCCAAAACCAGCGAGTTCATCAACGTACTGAAAGCGCTGAACGTAGCTGAGAAGAAAGTCCTGGTGATCACTCCCGAGTACAACGAGAACCTGTACCTGAGCTTACGCAATGTGTACTCCGTAATGAATACCCAGATCACTGATATCAATACCTATGATCTTGTGAACGCAAACGTAGTGATACTCACAGAGAGCGCAGCTAATATCTTCAGCGAAGACGAAACTGCCGTAGAAGCGTAA
- the rpsJ gene encoding 30S ribosomal protein S10, with protein sequence MSQRIRIKLQSYDHNLVDKSAEKIVKTVRSTGAVVTGPIPLPTRKKIFTVLRSPHVNKKSREQFQLCTHKRLLDIYTSSSRTVDALSKLDLPSGVEVEIKA encoded by the coding sequence ATGTCTCAACGAATCAGAATCAAATTGCAGTCTTACGATCACAACCTGGTAGATAAATCTGCCGAGAAAATCGTAAAAACAGTACGCAGCACAGGTGCAGTGGTAACGGGTCCTATTCCTTTACCCACCAGAAAGAAAATCTTTACCGTTCTGCGTAGCCCGCACGTGAATAAGAAGAGCCGTGAACAATTCCAGCTGTGTACGCACAAGCGTCTCCTGGATATCTACACGTCCTCCAGCCGTACCGTAGATGCACTGTCCAAACTGGACCTGCCCAGCGGTGTGGAAGTTGAGATCAAGGCCTGA
- the rplC gene encoding 50S ribosomal protein L3, producing the protein MKGIIGKKIGMTSIFSPDGKQTSCTIIEAGPNVVTQIKTQDSDGYSAFQLAFGDKKEKHTIAAEKNHFAKANTPAKKVVKEFRDYSIEKTLGESITVEIFTEGETVDVVGTTKGKGFQGVVKRHGFHGVGEQSHGQHDRQRAPGSIGNSSDASRVFKGMRMAGRMGGDRVKVKGLKVVKIFPEKNYILVSGSVPGHNGAIVFVQK; encoded by the coding sequence ATGAAAGGTATCATTGGCAAAAAAATCGGGATGACCAGCATCTTCAGTCCTGATGGCAAGCAGACCTCCTGCACCATCATTGAAGCCGGCCCCAACGTTGTAACCCAGATCAAAACACAGGATTCTGATGGTTACAGCGCATTTCAGTTAGCTTTCGGCGACAAAAAAGAAAAGCATACCATCGCTGCAGAAAAGAATCACTTCGCAAAGGCAAACACTCCCGCCAAGAAAGTAGTAAAAGAATTCCGCGACTATTCCATCGAAAAAACATTAGGCGAATCTATCACTGTTGAAATTTTCACTGAAGGTGAAACAGTGGACGTTGTAGGCACCACCAAAGGCAAGGGCTTTCAGGGTGTTGTTAAACGCCATGGCTTCCACGGTGTGGGCGAACAATCACACGGTCAGCATGACCGCCAGCGCGCTCCGGGTTCTATCGGTAACTCTTCCGATGCTTCCCGCGTATTCAAAGGTATGCGCATGGCCGGCCGCATGGGTGGCGACAGGGTGAAAGTGAAAGGACTGAAAGTGGTTAAGATTTTCCCTGAGAAGAATTATATCCTCGTTAGTGGTTCCGTACCGGGCCATAACGGGGCGATTGTATTTGTTCAGAAATAA